From Streptomyces sp. NBC_00370, a single genomic window includes:
- a CDS encoding bifunctional cytidylyltransferase/SDR family oxidoreductase, which produces MSVLHEVRPRTTAVVLAGGTGQRVGLSIPKQLLKIAGKAVIEHTLWIFEQSESIDDVIVLMAPGYVPDVEKIVAKAGLTKVSRVIEGGTTRNETTERAIEALSEGLAEGEDRNVLFHDAVRPLLSQHVIKSCVDALDRYQAVDVAIPSADTIIVTRTHGEDGEFITDVPDRSRLRRGQTPQAFKLSTIRRAYEVAGGDPNFQATDDCSVVLKYLPDVPIYVVAGDEFNMKVTQPVDVFIADKLFQLASTAAPRQADEAAYRELLQGRTLVVFGGSYGIGADIAALAEQYGATVYALGRSTTGTHVENPEHVDDALSKAYSETGRIDYVINTAGVLRIGKLAETDNTTIQEALNVNYLAPVQIARASYKYLAESKGQLLLYTSSSYTRGRAEYSLYSSTKAAMVNLTQALSDEWAGEGIRVNCVNPERTATPMRTKAFGAEPAGSLLSSEAVARTSLDVLLSELTGHVIDVRQQDPTRGASEASGFEQALAAVLDRQGDV; this is translated from the coding sequence GTGTCTGTGCTCCATGAAGTCCGGCCCCGCACCACCGCAGTCGTCCTCGCCGGTGGTACCGGCCAGCGCGTGGGCCTGTCGATTCCCAAGCAGTTGCTGAAGATCGCGGGCAAGGCTGTCATCGAGCACACCCTCTGGATCTTCGAGCAGTCCGAGTCCATCGACGACGTGATCGTGCTGATGGCCCCCGGCTACGTGCCCGACGTGGAGAAGATCGTCGCCAAGGCCGGGCTGACCAAGGTCTCCCGGGTCATCGAGGGCGGCACGACACGCAACGAGACCACCGAGCGCGCCATCGAGGCGCTGAGCGAGGGCCTTGCCGAGGGTGAGGACCGCAACGTCCTCTTCCACGACGCCGTACGGCCGTTGCTCTCGCAGCACGTGATCAAGAGCTGTGTGGACGCGCTCGACCGCTACCAGGCCGTCGACGTCGCCATCCCCTCCGCCGACACGATCATCGTGACCCGCACGCACGGTGAGGACGGCGAGTTCATCACCGACGTGCCCGACCGGTCCCGGCTGCGGCGCGGCCAGACCCCGCAGGCGTTCAAGCTCTCCACCATCCGCAGGGCGTACGAGGTCGCCGGCGGAGACCCCAACTTCCAGGCCACCGACGACTGTTCGGTGGTCCTGAAGTACCTGCCCGACGTGCCGATCTACGTGGTCGCGGGCGACGAGTTCAACATGAAGGTCACCCAGCCGGTCGACGTCTTCATCGCCGACAAGCTCTTCCAGCTCGCCTCGACCGCCGCGCCCCGCCAGGCCGACGAAGCGGCCTACCGCGAACTGCTCCAGGGCCGCACGCTCGTCGTCTTCGGCGGCTCGTACGGCATCGGCGCCGACATCGCGGCGCTGGCCGAGCAGTACGGCGCGACGGTCTACGCGCTGGGCCGCTCCACCACCGGTACGCACGTGGAGAATCCGGAGCATGTCGACGACGCGCTGTCGAAGGCGTACTCCGAGACCGGGCGCATCGACTACGTCATCAACACGGCGGGCGTGCTGCGCATCGGCAAGCTCGCCGAGACGGACAACACGACGATCCAGGAAGCCCTGAACGTCAATTACCTGGCGCCGGTGCAGATCGCCCGTGCCTCGTACAAGTACCTGGCCGAGAGCAAGGGCCAGTTGCTGCTCTACACCTCCAGCAGCTACACCAGGGGCCGCGCCGAGTACAGCCTCTATTCGTCCACCAAGGCCGCCATGGTGAATCTCACCCAGGCCCTGTCGGACGAATGGGCGGGCGAAGGCATCCGGGTGAACTGCGTCAATCCGGAGCGTACGGCGACCCCCATGCGCACGAAGGCGTTCGGCGCCGAGCCCGCGGGCTCGCTGCTCTCCTCCGAAGCTGTCGCCCGTACCTCCCTCGACGTGCTCCTCTCCGAACTGACCGGGCACGTCATCGACGTACGCCAACAGGACCCCACCCGCGGGGCTTCCGAGGCGTCCGGCTTCGAACAGGCCCTGGCGGCCGTGCTGGACCGTCAGGGAGATGTGTAA